A region from the SAR86 cluster bacterium genome encodes:
- the ssb gene encoding single-stranded DNA-binding protein, which produces MMSRGVNKVILVGNLGQKPEMRYTATQSAVANLSIATTESWKDKESGEMRDKTEWHRVVYFGKLAEIVEKYLDKGSSVYIEGKLQTRKWQDKSGADRWTTEIVGNELTMLGSRPSNNAQAQTESEAPFSDESSAELTDDDIPF; this is translated from the coding sequence ATTATGAGCAGAGGAGTAAATAAAGTTATTTTAGTTGGAAATTTAGGTCAAAAACCTGAAATGCGCTATACGGCAACACAATCAGCAGTTGCAAATCTGTCTATAGCCACAACAGAATCATGGAAAGATAAAGAAAGTGGTGAAATGAGAGACAAAACAGAATGGCATAGAGTAGTATATTTTGGAAAACTTGCAGAAATTGTTGAGAAATATTTAGATAAAGGCTCAAGTGTCTATATTGAAGGAAAATTGCAGACTAGAAAATGGCAAGATAAATCTGGAGCTGATAGATGGACTACAGAAATTGTAGGTAATGAGCTTACAATGCTTGGTTCAAGGCCATCAAACAATGCACAAGCTCAAACTGAATCGGAAGCTCCTTTTTCAGATGAATCAAGCGCAGAATTAACTGACGACGATATTCCTTTTTAG
- the rplU gene encoding 50S ribosomal protein L21, translating to MYAVIESGGKQHKVEKGMKLSVDLLQDEPGKKIIFDNVLLYVDGDNVEIGQPYLSNVKVSAEIIDKIKAKKISILRFRRRKHSMRKIGHRAKYSQIEIKDIKVS from the coding sequence ATGTATGCAGTTATAGAATCAGGCGGAAAACAACACAAAGTCGAAAAAGGTATGAAATTATCCGTTGATCTTTTGCAGGATGAGCCTGGAAAAAAGATTATTTTTGATAATGTTCTTCTTTATGTAGATGGCGATAATGTTGAAATAGGGCAACCTTATTTGTCTAATGTAAAAGTCTCTGCAGAAATAATTGATAAGATTAAGGCAAAAAAAATATCTATATTACGTTTTAGAAGAAGAAAACATAGTATGAGAAAAATTGGCCATAGAGCTAAATATTCTCAAATTGAAATAAAAGATATCAAAGTGAGTTAA
- the rpmA gene encoding 50S ribosomal protein L27 → MAHKKAGGSSKNGRDSNSKRLGVKRFGGQVVKAGEILIRQRGTNTHPGINVGIGKDDTLFAKAAGVVEFSYKGPKSRKTANVIPQ, encoded by the coding sequence ATGGCACATAAAAAAGCAGGTGGTTCCAGTAAAAATGGTAGAGATTCTAACTCTAAAAGGCTAGGCGTTAAAAGATTTGGTGGACAAGTAGTTAAGGCTGGAGAAATATTAATACGCCAAAGAGGAACTAACACTCATCCTGGCATTAATGTTGGCATTGGCAAAGACGATACTCTTTTTGCAAAAGCAGCTGGTGTTGTAGAGTTTTCCTACAAAGGCCCTAAAAGCAGAAAAACCGCAAACGTAATTCCTCAATAA
- a CDS encoding polyprenyl synthetase family protein: protein MRIKNNLKNELKEVKLLIKNEVIKDKSISKLYGHVFKTSGKQIRSKLSLISSSLKANKQNYKKRIALAAVIELLHSATLVHDDVIDESSIRRGQKSINNLWSNSHGVLIGDFIYSKAFILMVKIKNLKLLEELSFATNDISKGELIQLDAINNIKIKLDDLLKISYYKTGRLFEAAAKSAAYLIDSNLKYTKQISKSAKYIGIIFQIKDDLLDYQINEKKLGKPSFQDIKESKITYPFYFAYKNANFQQKKTLRSFLGNKSINKSKSYKLIDSLNGIVETKKLLNEHYKNANFYIKKLEDNKIRKEMLELLELAILRDK from the coding sequence ATGAGAATTAAAAATAATCTAAAAAATGAACTTAAAGAAGTCAAGTTATTGATAAAAAATGAAGTTATTAAAGACAAATCTATTTCTAAACTATATGGTCATGTTTTTAAAACCAGTGGTAAGCAAATAAGATCAAAACTATCTTTAATATCATCCTCTTTAAAAGCAAATAAACAAAATTATAAAAAAAGAATCGCTCTAGCTGCAGTTATTGAACTTCTTCATTCTGCAACTCTTGTTCATGATGATGTTATAGATGAGTCCAGTATCAGAAGAGGTCAAAAATCTATAAACAATTTATGGTCTAATTCACATGGGGTGCTTATTGGTGATTTTATATATTCAAAAGCATTTATATTAATGGTAAAAATTAAAAATTTAAAACTTTTAGAAGAGTTGTCTTTTGCAACTAATGATATTTCAAAAGGAGAGTTAATCCAGTTAGATGCCATAAATAATATTAAAATTAAGCTAGATGACTTATTAAAAATTAGTTATTACAAGACCGGAAGATTATTTGAAGCAGCAGCAAAAAGTGCTGCATATTTAATTGATTCAAATTTAAAATACACAAAACAAATCTCTAAGTCTGCCAAGTACATAGGTATAATTTTTCAAATTAAAGATGACTTGCTTGATTATCAAATTAATGAAAAAAAACTTGGCAAACCATCATTTCAAGATATAAAAGAAAGTAAAATTACTTATCCATTTTACTTTGCATATAAAAATGCAAATTTTCAACAAAAAAAAACTTTAAGGAGTTTTTTAGGCAACAAAAGCATTAATAAATCTAAATCTTATAAACTTATAGATTCCTTGAATGGTATTGTTGAAACAAAAAAGCTACTTAATGAACATTACAAAAACGCAAATTTTTACATCAAAAAACTTGAAGACAATAAAATAAGAAAAGAAATGTTAGAATTGCTTGAGCTAGCTATATTAAGAGATAAATGA
- a CDS encoding beta-ketoacyl-ACP synthase I (FabB, beta-Ketoacyl-ACP synthase I, KASI; catalyzes a condensation reaction in fatty acid biosynthesis: addition of an acyl acceptor of two carbons from malonyl-ACP; required for the elongation of short-chain unsaturated acyl-ACP) encodes MKNIVITGMGIRSCIGNTYSEVLKNLQAGKSGITKNETYSKMGFRSQVAGSISIELSDFIDRKLLRFMGEGSAYSYLAALDALEMAGLDEEDISSPKVGIVAGSGGASTRVMVQTADIAREKGPKRIGPYAVTKSMGSSISAILGTALKLKGINYSISSACATSAHCIGHAAELIKSGQQDIVLAGGGEDEHWSSSSLFDAMGALSSNFNNSPTSASRPYDKKRDGFVISGGAGIVVLESEEFAKKRGANILAKLEGYFATSDGYDMVAPSGEGAKRCMEGALKNLDSDIDYINTHGTSTPVGDIAELNAIKDVFKQKIPSISSTKSMTGHSLGATGVHETIFSIMMLREGFIAPSINIHDLCDEAKDINVITEAVDQKLNSIMSNSFGFGGTNASLILNKY; translated from the coding sequence ATGAAAAATATTGTAATAACTGGAATGGGAATAAGATCTTGTATAGGTAATACATATAGTGAAGTTCTCAAAAATCTACAAGCTGGTAAATCTGGTATTACAAAAAATGAAACTTATTCTAAAATGGGGTTTAGAAGCCAAGTTGCTGGATCAATAAGTATTGAATTATCTGATTTTATAGATAGGAAACTATTAAGATTTATGGGTGAAGGTTCAGCTTATTCATATTTGGCTGCACTTGATGCGCTAGAAATGGCAGGTTTGGATGAAGAGGATATAAGTTCTCCTAAAGTCGGTATTGTTGCGGGTTCTGGAGGTGCTTCAACTCGAGTAATGGTTCAAACTGCAGATATTGCAAGAGAAAAAGGTCCAAAAAGAATTGGTCCATATGCAGTTACAAAAAGTATGGGGAGCTCTATTTCAGCAATTCTCGGAACGGCATTGAAATTAAAGGGAATAAATTATTCGATTTCATCTGCGTGTGCAACAAGCGCTCATTGTATTGGGCATGCAGCAGAATTAATAAAATCAGGTCAACAAGACATCGTTTTAGCTGGTGGAGGTGAAGACGAGCATTGGAGTTCATCTAGTCTCTTTGATGCGATGGGAGCTCTATCATCTAACTTTAATAATAGTCCAACATCTGCATCTAGGCCGTATGATAAAAAAAGAGATGGTTTTGTAATATCTGGTGGTGCAGGGATAGTTGTGCTTGAGAGTGAAGAATTTGCAAAAAAAAGAGGTGCGAATATTCTTGCTAAACTTGAAGGTTATTTTGCTACTTCTGATGGTTATGACATGGTTGCTCCATCCGGCGAAGGCGCAAAAAGATGTATGGAAGGCGCATTAAAAAATTTAGATTCAGATATTGATTATATAAATACGCATGGCACTAGTACTCCTGTAGGTGATATTGCTGAGCTAAATGCCATAAAGGATGTTTTTAAACAAAAAATTCCTTCAATCAGTTCAACAAAGTCTATGACTGGGCATTCTCTTGGAGCTACAGGCGTGCATGAGACTATTTTTTCGATAATGATGTTAAGAGAGGGTTTTATAGCGCCATCAATAAATATTCATGATTTATGTGATGAAGCAAAAGATATAAATGTAATCACTGAAGCGGTTGATCAAAAACTAAATTCAATTATGAGCAATTCATTTGGATTTGGGGGAACTAACGCTAGTTTAATACTTAATAAATACTAA
- the rpsT gene encoding 30S ribosomal protein S20, whose protein sequence is MANSKQAIKRAKQNAQKYKLRHAQRSVVRTAIKAARTSIETKDSSKAKELIQKAEKILDISASKKVIHKNAAARTKSKLIKALKAFS, encoded by the coding sequence ATGGCAAACTCAAAACAAGCAATTAAAAGAGCTAAACAAAATGCTCAAAAATACAAATTAAGGCATGCTCAGAGATCTGTTGTTAGAACAGCAATAAAAGCTGCAAGAACAAGTATTGAAACAAAAGATTCCTCGAAAGCAAAAGAATTAATACAAAAAGCAGAAAAAATTCTAGATATTTCAGCTTCAAAAAAAGTTATTCATAAAAACGCTGCTGCACGAACAAAAAGCAAACTAATAAAGGCCTTAAAAGCTTTTTCTTAA
- the fabA gene encoding bifunctional 3-hydroxydecanoyl-ACP dehydratase/trans-2-decenoyl-ACP isomerase → MNFLPQKKYTKDELINCSDGKLFTKDGDGRLPSDQMLMFDEISEINSSSGNYEKGKIIASLNIDPELWFFKCHFKEDPVMPGCLGLDAMWQLLGFYLLWSGLPGIGRALGAEKVKFFGQVLPTSKLVKYELDIKRVFSRGAIVGLADGKMFVDGKEVYTAENLKVGLFKDPSNF, encoded by the coding sequence ATGAATTTCCTTCCACAAAAAAAATATACAAAAGATGAACTTATAAATTGTTCGGATGGAAAATTATTCACAAAAGATGGTGATGGTAGATTGCCTTCTGATCAAATGTTAATGTTTGATGAAATATCTGAGATAAATTCTTCATCAGGAAATTACGAAAAAGGAAAAATAATAGCATCTTTAAATATTGATCCTGAGTTATGGTTTTTTAAATGCCACTTTAAAGAAGATCCTGTTATGCCAGGTTGTCTTGGCTTAGATGCTATGTGGCAATTACTTGGTTTTTATTTGTTATGGTCTGGATTACCTGGAATAGGCAGGGCCCTTGGTGCTGAAAAAGTAAAGTTCTTTGGTCAAGTTCTTCCAACCTCAAAACTTGTAAAATATGAGCTCGATATAAAAAGAGTATTTTCAAGAGGTGCAATTGTCGGACTTGCTGATGGTAAGATGTTTGTAGATGGAAAAGAAGTTTATACAGCTGAAAATTTAAAAGTTGGGCTTTTTAAAGATCCTAGTAATTTTTAA
- the rplQ gene encoding 50S ribosomal protein L17, which translates to MRHKKSGRKLNRNSSHRKALFKNLAIALIEREIIKTTLPKAKELRKFIEPLVTLGKDDSVAHRRIAFNRLRSDDAVGKLFTVISVNAKDRNGGYTRIIKAGFRPGDKADMAFIEFVDRKSDEESDVEKDSAA; encoded by the coding sequence ATGAGACACAAAAAATCAGGAAGAAAATTAAATAGAAATTCTTCGCATAGAAAAGCCTTATTTAAAAACCTAGCGATTGCATTAATAGAAAGAGAGATTATCAAAACAACTCTTCCAAAAGCTAAGGAGCTTAGAAAGTTTATTGAACCTTTAGTAACTCTTGGTAAAGATGATTCAGTCGCACATAGAAGAATCGCATTTAATCGTTTAAGATCTGATGATGCTGTTGGAAAATTATTTACAGTAATTTCCGTTAATGCAAAAGATAGGAATGGAGGCTATACGAGGATTATTAAAGCAGGCTTTAGACCAGGAGATAAAGCAGATATGGCGTTCATTGAATTTGTAGATAGAAAATCTGATGAAGAATCAGATGTTGAAAAGGATTCTGCTGCTTAA
- the cgtA gene encoding Obg family GTPase CgtA, translated as MNYIDEAFLEVRAGSGGSGASSFRREKYIPFGGPDGGDGGKGGDVFFKANENKNTLVDFQNKKLFEAKNGKSGSGKNKSGSAGSDLIIEVPLGTVIYDEELQEELLDCCDKDKTYLIAKGGDGGQGNARFKTSTNQAPRKFMKGFEGEKRVLRLELRSLANVGLVGFPNAGKSTFLRKVSSAKPKIGNYPFTTLRPNLGTVKTSYSSFVIADIPGLIEGASEGAGLGIKFLQHISRTGLLLIFIDLSPDVENNPINQIKLLKKELSLYKNDLTQKEMWVVLNKEDISDKKSIAKFEDEIKNKFNFSKKQIYSISSLTGNGVDKLISALAKKV; from the coding sequence ATGAATTATATCGACGAGGCCTTTCTCGAAGTTAGGGCTGGTAGTGGTGGCTCTGGTGCATCCAGTTTTAGAAGAGAAAAATATATACCTTTTGGTGGTCCTGATGGTGGAGATGGTGGTAAAGGCGGAGATGTATTTTTTAAAGCAAATGAAAATAAAAATACACTTGTAGATTTTCAAAATAAGAAATTATTTGAAGCTAAAAATGGAAAATCTGGGTCTGGAAAAAATAAATCTGGTTCCGCAGGCAGTGATTTAATTATCGAAGTTCCTCTTGGTACTGTTATTTATGATGAGGAGTTACAAGAAGAGCTTTTAGATTGTTGTGATAAAGATAAGACCTACTTGATTGCCAAAGGAGGGGATGGAGGTCAGGGCAATGCAAGATTCAAGACAAGCACTAATCAAGCACCAAGAAAATTTATGAAAGGATTTGAAGGTGAAAAAAGAGTTTTAAGACTAGAATTAAGATCATTAGCTAATGTTGGCTTAGTTGGTTTTCCAAATGCAGGTAAATCAACTTTCTTGAGAAAAGTTTCTTCTGCAAAGCCTAAAATAGGTAATTATCCTTTTACAACACTAAGACCAAATCTAGGTACTGTTAAAACAAGTTACTCAAGTTTTGTTATTGCTGATATTCCTGGATTAATTGAAGGAGCGTCAGAGGGAGCAGGTTTGGGTATAAAATTTCTTCAGCACATCTCGAGAACGGGATTATTATTAATATTTATTGATTTATCGCCAGATGTGGAAAATAATCCAATAAATCAAATAAAGCTTTTAAAGAAAGAATTGAGCCTGTATAAGAATGATCTTACTCAAAAAGAGATGTGGGTTGTACTAAATAAAGAAGATATTTCAGATAAAAAATCCATAGCAAAGTTCGAAGATGAAATTAAAAATAAATTTAATTTTTCAAAAAAACAAATTTATTCAATTTCTTCCCTAACAGGCAATGGTGTTGATAAATTAATTTCTGCCCTTGCTAAGAAAGTATAG
- the uvrA gene encoding excinuclease ABC subunit UvrA, whose amino-acid sequence MNNITIKGARTHNLKNISLEIPRNKIVVITGLSGSGKSSLAFDTLYAEGQRRYVESLSTYARQFLSLMEKPDVDQIEGLSPAISIEQKSTSHNPRSTVGTVTEIYDYLRLLFARIGTPICPDHKEELKAKTVSEISDEILKMKEGSKIMVLSPIVRGKKGEHLAIYEDLMKSGYVRVKVNGVIYPIEEFPDLEKNKKHEIAAVVDRLVIKKDDENRSRLSESIETSLLLADGLVEVESIDSGKTKLYSSNYSCSKCGYAVPELEPRMFSFNNPFGACSKCDGLGVIQFFNENRLIQDHEVSISNGAIKGWTRRNRFYYYQLRCLSAHYNFSLTTKWKDYPQNIKDIILWGSDEKIDFSHRFRSGSRIIRKHKFEGIIPSTERRFKETDSDFIRDELSKLMSQSSCNDCDGSRLNKQSRNVFINKMQIHSITNMKINDALNFIINLNLKGSKKKIAEKILKEIKDRLTFLEDVGLSYLTLERSADTLSGGEAQRIRLASQIGSGLVGVTYVLDEPSIGLHQRDNEKLIRTLKNLKNLGNTVIVVEHDEEAIRCADHIIDIGPGAGRHGGEICAEGNLESILNNHNSLTAKYLNGMKKINIPKKRLSPSSKQIKIINSYENNLKNISVDIPIGLLTCVTGVSGSGKSSLINQTLLPMSSFILNKAKLNKEVKCEKIEGLDFLDKVISIDQSPIGRTPRSNPATYTGLFTHIRDLLSQTVEAKSRGYKPGRFSFNVKGGRCEACQGDGVTKVEMHFLADVYVTCEVCKGHRYNEQTLEVKYKDKNISDILNMTVEEALDFFKAIPAIKKKLDTLNDVGLGYITLGQSAITLSGGEAQRIKLAKELSKRSTGKTLFILDEPTTGLHFADIELLLKVLERLKNQGNTVIVIEHNLDVIKTADWIIDLGPEGGTDGGDTVACGSPEEISKIKKSYTGQFLKKILN is encoded by the coding sequence ATGAATAATATTACTATAAAAGGTGCAAGGACTCATAATCTAAAAAATATTAGTCTTGAGATACCTAGAAATAAAATAGTTGTCATAACAGGTCTTTCTGGATCAGGAAAATCATCACTGGCTTTTGATACACTTTATGCGGAAGGTCAGAGAAGATATGTAGAATCACTTTCTACTTATGCTAGACAGTTTCTGTCCCTTATGGAAAAACCTGATGTTGATCAAATTGAAGGTCTCTCTCCTGCTATTTCAATCGAGCAAAAGTCAACTTCTCATAATCCAAGATCAACTGTCGGGACAGTAACAGAAATCTACGATTATTTAAGATTGTTATTTGCAAGAATAGGCACTCCAATTTGTCCTGATCATAAAGAGGAACTTAAAGCTAAAACTGTTTCTGAAATTTCTGACGAAATCCTAAAGATGAAAGAAGGTTCAAAAATTATGGTTCTTTCTCCAATAGTTAGAGGTAAAAAAGGTGAGCATCTTGCAATATACGAAGATTTAATGAAGAGTGGTTATGTTCGTGTGAAGGTAAATGGAGTTATCTATCCCATTGAAGAATTTCCTGACCTCGAAAAGAATAAAAAACACGAAATTGCTGCTGTAGTGGATAGATTAGTAATTAAAAAAGATGATGAAAATAGATCTAGGCTATCTGAATCTATTGAAACATCTCTTTTGTTAGCTGATGGACTTGTAGAAGTTGAATCTATTGATAGTGGAAAAACTAAATTGTACTCATCTAATTATTCATGTTCTAAATGTGGTTATGCTGTTCCAGAATTAGAACCAAGAATGTTTTCATTTAATAATCCTTTTGGAGCATGTTCAAAATGCGATGGTTTAGGTGTCATACAATTTTTTAATGAAAACAGATTAATACAAGATCACGAAGTCTCTATATCTAATGGCGCAATAAAAGGATGGACTAGAAGGAATAGATTCTATTACTACCAGTTAAGATGTTTGTCTGCTCATTATAATTTTTCACTTACAACTAAATGGAAGGATTATCCACAAAATATAAAAGACATAATTTTATGGGGGTCTGATGAAAAAATTGATTTCTCGCATAGGTTTAGAAGTGGGAGTAGAATAATTCGAAAGCATAAATTTGAAGGAATAATTCCAAGCACTGAAAGAAGATTTAAAGAAACAGATTCTGATTTTATAAGAGACGAATTATCTAAACTTATGTCACAAAGTTCTTGTAACGATTGTGACGGATCTAGATTAAATAAACAATCTAGAAATGTTTTCATTAACAAAATGCAAATACATTCAATAACAAATATGAAAATTAATGACGCATTAAATTTTATAATAAATTTAAATTTAAAAGGATCAAAGAAGAAGATTGCTGAAAAAATCTTGAAAGAAATTAAAGATAGATTAACTTTTCTTGAAGATGTTGGTTTGAGTTATTTAACATTAGAAAGAAGTGCTGACACATTGTCAGGTGGTGAGGCACAAAGAATAAGACTTGCCAGTCAAATTGGTTCAGGGTTAGTAGGTGTTACATATGTTCTTGATGAACCATCCATTGGACTTCATCAAAGGGATAATGAAAAACTAATTAGAACATTAAAAAATCTCAAAAATCTTGGAAATACAGTTATTGTCGTTGAGCATGACGAAGAAGCTATAAGATGTGCAGATCATATCATTGATATAGGACCTGGAGCAGGTAGACATGGTGGTGAAATCTGTGCAGAAGGAAACCTTGAAAGTATTCTTAATAATCATAATTCTTTAACTGCTAAATACCTAAATGGTATGAAGAAAATTAATATCCCAAAAAAAAGACTATCTCCATCAAGTAAACAAATAAAAATAATTAATTCTTATGAAAATAATCTTAAAAACATATCTGTAGATATACCAATTGGTTTATTAACCTGCGTTACTGGGGTATCTGGTTCAGGAAAGTCATCATTAATTAATCAAACATTACTTCCAATGAGTTCTTTTATTTTAAATAAAGCTAAATTAAATAAAGAAGTAAAGTGTGAAAAGATTGAAGGACTAGATTTTTTAGACAAAGTTATTAGCATAGATCAATCTCCTATTGGAAGAACACCTAGATCAAACCCTGCTACCTATACTGGTTTGTTTACGCATATAAGAGATTTGTTATCTCAAACTGTTGAAGCAAAATCAAGAGGCTATAAGCCAGGAAGATTTAGTTTTAATGTAAAGGGAGGAAGATGTGAGGCTTGTCAGGGAGATGGCGTTACAAAAGTTGAAATGCATTTTTTAGCAGATGTTTATGTGACTTGTGAGGTTTGTAAAGGTCACAGGTATAACGAACAAACACTAGAAGTTAAATACAAAGATAAAAATATAAGTGACATATTAAATATGACTGTTGAGGAAGCTTTAGATTTCTTCAAAGCTATACCAGCTATCAAAAAAAAGCTCGATACATTGAATGATGTCGGATTAGGCTATATAACTCTTGGGCAATCTGCAATAACATTATCTGGTGGTGAAGCTCAAAGAATTAAATTAGCTAAAGAATTATCCAAAAGAAGTACTGGTAAAACATTATTTATTCTAGACGAACCAACAACTGGTCTTCATTTTGCTGACATAGAGTTATTATTGAAAGTCTTAGAAAGGCTTAAAAATCAAGGCAATACAGTTATTGTTATTGAGCACAATCTTGATGTAATTAAAACAGCTGATTGGATTATTGATTTAGGGCCGGAGGGTGGAACAGACGGAGGCGATACAGTGGCTTGTGGAAGTCCAGAGGAAATTTCAAAAATCAAGAAATCTTATACAGGACAATTTCTAAAGAAAATCCTTAATTAA